From Bombus huntii isolate Logan2020A chromosome 4, iyBomHunt1.1, whole genome shotgun sequence, one genomic window encodes:
- the LOC126865328 gene encoding GDP-fucose protein O-fucosyltransferase 1, whose translation MFSIIFILLLTTFYNTYCEDFDIDTNGYIVYCPCMGRFGNQADHFLGALGFAKALNRTLVLPPWVEYRTGETRSIQVPFDIYFNVSKVQSFHKALLMENFMRDIAPKIWQSKERVSFCYSARGKGDSCNAKDGNPFGSFWDTYNIDFVKSEFYGPLHYDVHHTDMAVQWKRQYPALHWPVLAFTGAPASFPVQLENKKLHKYVEWNTDMLNKAVAFIKQKLPRGAFVGIHLRNGIDWVRACEFISSTPNLFAAPQCLGYRNERGKATSAMCLPSFDLIVRHLKRVIRNGNDVKSVFVASDNNYMIEELTKALARMEVPVFKQDSPASPHLDLAILGRANYFIGNCISSFSAFVAREREIKGYPTFFWGFPSERSSSSITHEEL comes from the exons ATGTTCagtattattttcattctacTATTAACCACATTTTATAACACATATTGTGAAGATTTTGATATTGATACAAATGGATATATTGTTTATTGTCCTTGTATGG GGCGATTTGGAAATCAAGCGGATCACTTTTTAGGTGCTTTAGGATTTGCAAAAGCACTAAATCGTACTCTAGTTTTACCACCATGGGTTGAATATAGAACTGGAGAAACAAGATCT aTACAAGTTCCAtttgatatatattttaatgtttcaaAAGTTCAAAGCTTCCATAAAGCACTATTAATGGAGAATTTTATGCGAGACATAGCACCAAAAATATGGCAATCTAAGGAAAGAGTAT CTTTCTGTTATTCAGCACGTGGAAAAGGAGATTCATGCAATGCCAAAGATGGAAATCCATTCGGTTCATTTTGGGATACATATAATATAGATTTTGTAAAATCAGAATTTTATGGTCCTTTACATTATGATGTTCATCATACAGACATGGCAGTACAATGGAAAAGACAATATCCTGCATTACATTGGCCAGTATTAGCATTCACAGGTGCACCTGCTAGTTTTCCTGTacaattggaaaataaaaaattacacaaGTATGTTGAATGGAATACAGACATGCTTAATAAAGCCGTAGcatttataaaacaaaaattaccaAGAGGAGCATTTGTAGGAATTCATCTACGTAATGGAATTGATTGG GTTCGTGCTTGTGAATTTATATCCAGCACACCAAATCTCTTTGCTGCTCCACAATGCCTTGGGTATCGTAACGAACGTGGAAAAGCAACTTCTGCTATGTGTCTACCATCATTTGATTTAATAGTACGTCATCTAAAACGGGTTATTCGCAATGGTAATGACGTCAAATCAGTATTTGTGGCATCAGATAATAACTATATGATCGAAGAACTTACTAAAGCCTTAGCACGGATGGAA GTTCCAGTTTTTAAACAAGATTCACCTGCATCGCCTCATTTAGATTTAGCTATTCTTGGAAgagcaaattattttataggaAACTGTATATCTTCATTCTCAGCTTTTGTCGCAAGAGAAAGGGAAATTAAAGGGTATCCCACATTTTTTTGGGGTTTCCCTTCAGAGAGGTCTTCATCTTCTATTACACATGAAGAATTGTAG
- the LOC126865327 gene encoding dynactin subunit 2 — MADPKYADLPGIAYDQVDVYETTDLPESEQFQLYPEDETDSIEKLHTSATEAFIKFKNKRFLSKEVDFSDRISLKPRTGYKFGDWELPGEGEKETPIQKYQRLQCEIKELYEEVNDLKEKSKEEKVKSVADIISQVQLLGKQLDSLKLEECLGADLVATLSDPQGTRMKQLISQIEAFKQTSILTSETDPKSQNAKDDKATEPGVLKYQMMYLPEKARMQEAARIALLEQRLCNLESVIGTTSDKLSKFSQNLKGQGVMEALQELGAKAALLDTYQLDIIESRLAALIHRMDNVAQKKAALTLDSEQEQKISEMYDIMKQTETISQILPQTVNRMLALNTIHQQAATFNKSLTRLEELQSQITSDLESNKSLLKGVQESFASNLEIIKSNIESLDERIKKLNV; from the exons ATGGCTGATCCTAAATATGCCGATTTACCTGGGATT GCATATGATCAAGTGGACGTTTATGAGACTACTGATTTACCAGAATCAGAACAATTTCAACTTTACCCCGAG gATGAGACAGATTCTATAGAAAAATTACATACTAGTGCCACTGAagcatttattaaatttaaaaataaacgtTTCCTCAGCAAGGAAGTTGACTTCTCCGATCGAATATCACTCAAACCAAGAACTGGctataa aTTTGGAGATTGGGAATTACCtggagaaggagaaaaagaaacccCTATTCAAAAGTACCAGCGCTTGCaatgtgaaataaaagaattatatgAAGAAGTAAATGACTTGAAG GAAAAATCAAAAGAGGAAAAGGTGAAATCTGTTGCTGATATAATTTCTCAAGTACAACTCTTAGGAAAACAATTAGATTCCTTAAAATTAGAAGAATGTCTTGGGGCTGATCTTGTTGCAACTCTGTCAGATCCACAAGGCACAAGAATGAA ACAACTGATATCACAAATAGAAGCATTCAAGCAGACTAGTATTCTTACTTCTGAAACTGATCCAAAGTCACAGAATGCAAAAGATGATAAAGCAACTGAACCTGGTGTACTTAAGTATCAGATGATGTATCTTCCAGAAAAAGCAAgaatgcaggaagcagcaagaaTTGCATTACTTGAACAAAGGCTTTGCAATTTAGAAAGTGTAATTGGGACAACCAGTGATAAACTTTCCAAATTTTCACAG aatCTCAAAGGTCAAGGAGTAATGGAAGCTCTTCAAGAATTAGGAGCAAAAGCTGCATTACTAGATACTTACCAATTAGATATAATTGAAAGCCGATTAGCCGCACTAATTCATAGAATGGATAATGTTGCACAAAAAAAGGCTGCATTAACATTAGATTCAGAACAAGAACAAAaa aTTTCGGAAATGTATGATATTATGAAACAAACGGAAACTATCTCACAAATTTTGCCACAAACCGTAAATCGAATGTTGGCTTTAAATACTATTCACCAACAAG cTGCTACATTCAACAAATCTTTAACACGTTTAGAGGAATTACAATCACAAATAACTTCTGACTTGGAAAGTAACAAGTCTCTTTTAAAAGGAGTACAAGAGAGCTTTGCATCAAACTTAGAAATTATAAAGAGTAACATAGAATCATTAGATGAACGTATTAAAAAACTGAACGTGTAA